DNA sequence from the Acidimicrobiales bacterium genome:
GGGTGCAGATTCCTGGCCGCGTTGCGGTCTCGTCCCAAGATGAGCCCGCACTCACGACACCGGAACTCCTGGTCCGACAACTCGATGCGGGGCTTGGCTTTTGCCCCGCAGTCACTACAGCGCTGGGTGGTGTCTCTCGCAGGGAGGAGCACCACACTCTTGCCAGCCTTGGTGGCCTGCCAGAGCAGGATCGCCCGGAACTGGCCCCAGCCGGCATCGGCGATCGACCGGTTCAGGCTGGCCTTGTGCCGTCCACCCCGGCGGGACATGTGCTTGACCTCGAGGTTCTCGACGCCGATCCGGTCGTAGACCCCGACCAGCTTGCGGGCGGCCTTGTGGGCGAAGTCGGCCCGTTGGTCGGCCACCCGGGCCTCGATGCGGGCCTTGCGCCCTCGGGCCTTCGTCCGACGCCTCGATCCGGTCTGCTTGCGGGCCAGGTGCCGCTGCGAGCGGGCCAGGGCCTTGGTCGCTTTCTTGGCGAAGCGGGGGTTGGCCACGTCAGTGTCGGGGTCCTCGGTGGTGGCGAAGGTCTTCAAGCCGACATCGAGGCCGGTCGCCCGGCCGGTCGGTGCGACCGGGGCGTCGGGTACCTCGACTCGGCAGACCAAGCTCGCCCACCACCGCCCCGCTCGGTCCCGGTAGATGCTCACGCTGGTCGGGCTCGACGGCAGGGGTCGGGACCACACCGCCCGCAGGCCGATGCGCCCCCCGGCCACGGCCACCTCGACGCGGTCGTCGGCCTTGAGGCCCAGGCCCG
Encoded proteins:
- a CDS encoding transposase, encoding MSQAEVRYRYKLRVSPRQAASLQAVFDASRFVWNQALGRWSDLWRHEGVRFGYRDADRELTDWRGRFEWLAAQPSVTQQQVMRDLYRAVSAFFDKSNPSGRPRFKSRKAGYSTARWTHNGFAVSGSGLGLKADDRVEVAVAGGRIGLRAVWSRPLPSSPTSVSIYRDRAGRWWASLVCRVEVPDAPVAPTGRATGLDVGLKTFATTEDPDTDVANPRFAKKATKALARSQRHLARKQTGSRRRTKARGRKARIEARVADQRADFAHKAARKLVGVYDRIGVENLEVKHMSRRGGRHKASLNRSIADAGWGQFRAILLWQATKAGKSVVLLPARDTTQRCSDCGAKAKPRIELSDQEFRCRECGLILGRDRNAARNLHPDRPGPDGRAEPSGQVPVGDDGSKTLVPAGPEAA